From Vigna unguiculata cultivar IT97K-499-35 chromosome 5, ASM411807v1, whole genome shotgun sequence, the proteins below share one genomic window:
- the LOC114184227 gene encoding phytosulfokine receptor 2-like has product MVLLRCLSMTLLQWCFLACLVCLSLGLDNNQVPCDPHDLSALKKFAGKLTSGSIIAAWSNDSVCCNWRGVVCDNVTGGGGTVTSRVTKLILPEMGLTGTISPSLAQLDQLSVLNLSLNHLKGGLPVEFSQLKLLKFLDVSHNMLSGPVAETLSGLQSIEILNISSNSLSGVLFPFGEFPRLLALNVSNNSFTGGFSSQICSAAKELHTLDLSANKFIGGLEGLDNCTTSLQRLHLDSNSFTGPLPDSLYSMSALEGLSVSANNISGQLSKQLSKLSNLKILVLCGNRFSGELPNVFGNLLQLEELEAHGNSFSGPLPPTLALCSKLRVLNLRNNSLSGPIDLNFTGLSNLQTLDLATNHFTGHLPTSLSFCGELKVLSLARNSLTGSIPENYANLSSLLFVSFSNNSIENLSRAVSVLQQCKNLTTLILTKNFHGEEILESTIVGFESLMILALGNCGLKGHIPSWLSNCRKLAVLDLSWNRLNGSVPSWIGQMDSLFYMDFSNNSLSGEIPKSLTELKGLMCANCNRENLAAFAFIPLFVKRNTSTSGLQYNQASSFPPSIYLSNNILSGNIWPEIGQLKALHVLDLSRNNITGTIPSTISEMENLETLDLSYNDLTGEIPSSFNNLTFLSKFSVAYNRLEGSIPTGNQFLGFPSSSFEGNQGLCREIDSPCKIVNNTKPISSSGSSKKLGRSNVLGITISIGIGLALLLAIILLRMSRRDDDKPMDNYDEELNSRPHRLSEALVSSKLVLFQNSDCKDLTVADLLKSTNNFNQANIIGCGGFGLVYKAYLPNGTKAAIKRLSGDCGQMEREFQAEVEALSRAQHKNLVSLKGYCRHGNDRLLIYSYLENGSLDYWLHECVDESAALKWDARLKIAQGAARGLAYLHKGCEPFIVHRDVKSSNILLDDKFEAHLADFGLSRLLQPYDTHVTTDLVGTLGYIPPEYSQTLTATFRGDVYSFGVVLLELLTGRRPVEVIKGKNCRNLVFWVFQMKSENKEQEIFDPAIWHKDHEKQLLEVLAIACKCLDQDPRQRPAIEVVVSWLDSVRFDGSQQ; this is encoded by the coding sequence ATGGTGCTGCTCAGATGTTTATCAATGACACTTTTACAATGGTGTTTTTTGGCTTGCTTAGTTTGCTTGTCACTAGGGCTTGATAATAATCAAGTCCCCTGTGACCCTCATGATTTATCAGCTCTGAAGAAGTTTGCAGGAAAACTTACAAGTGGCTCTATCATCGCAGCATGGTCCAATGACTCTGTCTGCTGCAACTGGCGTGGAGTTGTTTGTGATAATGTGACTGGAGGTGGTGGAACAGTTACTAGTAGAGTGACCAAGTTGATCCTGCCTGAAATGGGTCTCACTGGTACAATTTCACCCTCTTTAGCACAGCTAGATCAGCTCAGTGTGCTGAATCTTTCATTGAATCACCTTAAAGGTGGATTGCCTGTGGAGTTCTCCCAGTTGAAGCTGTTGAAGTTCCTTGATGTGAGCCATAATATGCTGTCTGGACCCGTTGCTGAAACTCTTTCTGGTCTGCAATCCAttgaaatattgaatatttctaGCAATTCACTTTCTGGAGTTCTCTTCCCTTTTGGGGAGTTCCCTCGCCTTCTTGCTCTCAACGTGAGCAACAATTCATTCACTGGCGGATTCAGTTCACAAATTTGCAGTGCTGCCAAAGAACTTCACACCCTTGATTTGTCAGCAAATAAGTTTATTGGTGGTCTTGAAGGCTTGGACAACTGCACCACATCTCTCCAACGGCTGCATTTGGATTCCAATTCATTTACAGGCCCTCTTCCAGATTCCTTGTATTCAATGTCAGCCTTGGAGGGGCTCTCAGTCTCTGCCAACAATATTTCTGGCCAGTTAAGCAAGCAACTAAGTAAGCTCTCTAACCTAAAGATTCTGGTGCTTTGTGGAAACAGGTTTTCTGGGGAACTTCCAAATGTATTTGGGAATCTTTTGCAGCTAGAAGAATTAGAAGCTCATGGCAATTCATTTTCTGGACCCTTGCCCCCCACCTTGGCTTTATGCTCTAAGCTTAGGGTCCTTAACCTCCGAAATAATTCCTTGTCAGGGCCTATTGATCTTAATTTCACTGGCTTGTCTAATCTTCAAACACTCGACCTTGCTACTAATCATTTCACTGGACATCTTCCAACTTCCCTGTCCTTTTGTGGTGAATTGAAGGTTTTAAGCCTTGCTAGGAATAGCTTAACTGGCTCTATCCCTGAAAACTATGCAAACCTAAGCTCACTTTTGTTTGTATCCTTTTCAAACAACAGCATTGAGAACTTATCTCGGGCAGTATCTGTTTTGCAGCAGTGCAAAAATCTCACCACTCTTATCCTCACTAAGAATTTCCATGGTGAGGAAATTCTAGAAAGTACCATAGTAGGATTTGAGAGCCTTATGATTTTAGCACTTGGAAATTGTGGTCTTAAAGGTCATATTCCTTCTTGGTTATCCAATTGCAGGAAGTTGGCAGTTCTTGACCTGTCTTGGAACCGTTTGAATGGTAGTGTTCCTTCTTGGATTGGTCAGATGGACAGTTTGTTCTATATGGATTTCTCGAATAATTCTCTCTCAGGAGAAATACCAAAAAGTTTGACAGAGTTAAAGGGCCTCATGTGTGCAAACTGTAATAGAGAAAATCTTGCTGCTTTTGCATTCATTCCTCTCTTTGTTAAGAGAAACACAAGTACAAGTGGATTGCAATACAACCAGGCCTCAAGTTTCCCTCCTTCAATTTACTTGAGCAATAACATATTGAGTGGAAATATATGGCCCGAAATTGGTCAATTGAAAGCACTGCATGTCTTGGATTTAAGCAGGAACAACATCACTGGTACCATTCCTAGCACTATTTCGGAGATGGAGAACTTGGAAACCTTAGATTTGTCTTATAATGATCTTACTGGAGAAATTCCTTCATCATTTAATAACCTCACTTTCTTGTCAAAGTTCAGTGTGGCATATAATCGGTTAGAGGGATCAATTCCAACTGGGAATCAATTTTTAGGCTTCCCAAGTTCAAGCTTTGAGGGCAACCAAGGGCTTTGTAGGGAAATTGATTCTCCTTGCAAAATTGTCAACAATACTAAGCCCATCAGTTCTTCCGGTTCTTCCAAAAAGCTTGGTAGAAGCAATGTCCTTGGCATAACTATAAGTATAGGGATAGGGCTTGCACTGCTTCTTGCAATTATTTTGCTAAGAATGTCAAGGAGGGATGATGATAAGCCCATGGACAACTATGATGAGGAACTCAATAGCAGGCCACACAGGTTATCCGAGGCACTTGTTTCCTCAAAGTTGGTTCTTTTCCAGAATTCAGATTGCAAGGATCTTACAGTTGCAGATTTGTTAAAATCCACAAACAATTTCAACCAGGCAAATATCATTGGTTGTGGTGGGTTTGGTCTTGTCTACAAGGCATATCTTCCAAATGGCACAAAAGCAGCTATCAAGAGACTTTCAGGTGACTGTGGTCAGATGGAACGTGAATTCCAAGCTGAAGTAGAGGCCCTCTCAAGAGCTCAACACAAGAACCTTGTTTCTCTGAAAGGATATTGTCGGCATGGCAATGACAGATTGCTAATATACTCGTACTTGGAGAATGGAAGCTTGGACTATTGGCTGCATGAGTGTGTGGATGAAAGTGCAGCTCTAAAATGGGATGCAAGACTGAAGATTGCACAAGGTGCTGCACGTGGATTAGCTTACTTGCataagggttgtgaaccattcatAGTGCATCGTGATGTTAAATCTAGCAACATTCTTTTGGATGACAAGTTTGAAGCTCATTTGGCTGATTTTGGTCTCTCACGACTACTTCAACCATATGACACTCATGTGACAACTGACTTGGTAGGAACTTTAGGATATATTCCTCCAGAATATAGTCAGACACTGACAGCAACCTTCAGGGGTGATGTTTATAGTTTTGGTGTTGTTCTTCTCGAGCTTCTTACTGGTAGAAGACCTGTGGAAGTCATCAAGGGGAAAAATTGCAGAAATCTGGTTTTTTGGGTGTTCCAGATGAAATCTGAGAATAAGGAGCAGGAAATTTTTGATCCAGCAATTTGGCATAAGGATCATGAGAAACAGCTACTAGAGGTGCTTGCCATTGCTTGTAAATGTCTAGACCAAGATCCTAGGCAGAGACCAGCTATTGAAGTAGTTGTTTCATGGCTTGATAGTGTAAGATTTGATGGTTCTCAACAGTGA